A window of the Brassica oleracea var. oleracea cultivar TO1000 chromosome C1, BOL, whole genome shotgun sequence genome harbors these coding sequences:
- the LOC106310570 gene encoding alpha-aminoadipic semialdehyde synthase isoform X1, with translation MNSNGGDKEKKKLGNGVVGILAETVNKWERRTPLTPSHCARLLHGGKDRTGVSRIVVQPSAKRIHHDALYEDVGCEVSDDLSDCGLILGIKQPELEMILPERAYAFFSHTHKAQKENMPLLDKILSERVTLYDYELIVGDHGKRLLAFGQYAGRAGLVDFLHGLGQRYLSLGYSTPFLSLGSSYMYSSLAAAKAAVISVGEEIASQGLPLGICPLVFVFTGTGNVSLGAQEIFKLLPHTFVEPSKLPELFVKDKGVGQNGKSTKRVHRVYGCIITSQDMVEHQDPSKPFDKADYYVHPEHYNPVFHEKIAPYTSVLVNCMYWEKRFPRLLSTKQLQDLTAKACPLVGICDITCDIGGSIEFVNRATLIDSPFFRFNPTNNSYYQDMDGDGVLCMAVDILPTEFAKEASQHFGDILSEFVGSLASMTEIENLPAHLKRACISYRGELTSLYEYIPRMRKSDPDRETQDNISNGASNQRTYNILVSLSGHLFDKFLINEALDMIEAAGGSFHLAKCEIGQSADAESYSELEVGADDRKVLDQIIDSLTRLANPDDEEDYISPRRETNKISLKIGKVQQENEEKPEEMTKRSSVLILGAGRVCRPAAEFLASVRNISSQQWYKTYLGGEERDVHVIVASLYLKDAKETVEGMPDVEAVQLDVSDSESLLKYVSEVDVVLSLLPASCHAAVAKTCIELKKHLITASYVDDETSMLHEKAKSAGITILGEMGLDPGIDHMMAMKMINEAHIRKGKVKSFTSYCGGLPSPAAANNPLAYKFSWNPAGAIRAGRNPAKYKSNRHIIHVDGENLYDSATRFRVPNLPAFALECLPNRNSLVYGEHYGIESEASTIFRGTLRYQGFSMIMSTLSKLSFFDSEANELLSSGKKITFGALLSNVIMKDAEALDGEEEISKRIIKLGHSKESADKAAKTIVFLGYNEEREIPSLCKSVFDATCYLMEEKLAYSGNEQDMVLLHHEVEVEFPESKRTEKHSATLLEFGEIKNRQMTTAMAKTVGIPAAIGALLLIEDKIKTRGVLRPLEPEVYLPALDILQAYGIKLMEKTE, from the exons ATGAATTCAAATGGCGGTGATAAGGAGAAGAAGAAGCTAGGGAATGGAGTTGTGGGGATTCTAGCTGAAACCGTAAACAAATGGGAGAGAAGAACACCATTGACACCATCTCATTGCGCTCGCCTTTTACACGGTGGCAAAGACAGAACCGGAGTTTCACGCATTGTGGTTCAGCCATCTGCAAAGCGTATCCATCACGATGCCTTGTACGAAGACGTAGGTTGTGAAGTCTCTGATGATTTATCTGACTGTGGACTCATACTCGGAATCAAACAGCCTGAG CTAGAAATGATTCTTCCAGAGAGAGCATATGCTTTCTTTTCACACACTCACAAGGCACAGAAAGAAAACATGCCTTTGTTGGATAAA ATTCTATCTGAGAGAGTGACGTTGTATGATTATGAGCTCATTGTTGGGGATCATGGGAAAAGACTATTAGCATTTGGTCAATATGCGGGAAGAGCTGGTCTTGTTGACTTCTTACATGGTCTAGGACAAA GATATCTAAGTTTAGGATACTCAACGCCTTTCCTCTCGCTAGGGTCATCCTATATGTATTCATCATTGGCTGCAGCAAAAGCTGCTGTGATCTCTGTTGGCGAAGAGATTGCAAGCCAGGGACTGCCATTAGGAATCTGCCCTCTTGTGTTTGTCTTCACTGGGACAGGAAACG TTTCTCTTGGGGCTCAAGAGATTTTCAAGCTTCTTCCACACACCTTTGTTGAACCGAGCAAGCTTCCTGAACTGTTTGTAAAA GACAAAGGAGTTGGTCAAAATGGAAAATCAACAAAGAGAGTCCATCGTGTATATGGTTGTATCATTACAAGCCAAGACATGGTTGAACACCAAGATCCATCAAAGCCGTTTGACAAA GCTGACTATTATGTACACCCGGAACACTACAATCCAGTTTTCCATGAAAAGATCGCCCCTTATACATCAGTTCTTG TGAACTGTATGTACTGGGAGAAGAGGTTTCCTCGTCTTCTGAGCACTAAACAGCTTCAAGATTTAACAGCAAAAGCATGTCCACTAGTGGGAATATGTGATATAACTTGTGATATAGGTGGCTCCATTGAGTTTGTTAACCGAGCTACTTTAATAGACTCCCCTTTCTTTAG GTTTAATCCCACGAACAATTCATACTATCAAGACATGGATGGTGATGGTGTACTATGCATGGCTGTCGACATTCTACCAACAGAATTTGCAAAAGAG GCATCCCAGCATTTTGGAGATATTCTTTCGGAGTTTGTGGGTAGTTTGGCTTCCATGACTGAAATTGAAAATCTACCGGCACATCTGAAGAGGGCTTGCATAAGCTATAGAGGAGAGTTGACATCTTTGTATGAGTATATTCCACGTATGAGGAAGTCAGATCCAGA CAGAGAGACTCAAGATAACATCTCCAACGGAGCTTCCAACCAGAGAACATACAACATATTG GTATCTCTAAGTGGGCACCTGTTTGATAAGTTTCTGATAAACGAAGCTCTCGATATGATCGAAGCTGCCGGTGGCTCATTTCATTTGGCTAAATGTGAAATAGGACAAAGCGCAGATGCTGAGTCATACTCAGAACTCGAA GTTGGTGCGGATGATAGGAAAGTATTGGATCAAATAATTGATTCATTAACTCGATTAGCTAATCCAGATGATGAAGAAGACTATATATCTCCACGTAGAGAAACAAATAAAATTTCACTGAAGATTGGTAAAGTCCAGCAAGAAAACGAAGAGAAGCCTGAAGAAATGACCAAGAGATCATCGGTATTGATTCTTGGCGCTGGACGTGTGTGTCGCCCAGCTGCTGAGTTCTTAGCTTCAGTCAGAAACATCTCGTCACAGCAATGGTATAAAACTTATTTAGGAGGAGAAGAAAGAGATGTTCATGTGATTGTTGCATCTCTTTATCTTAAGGATGCCAAAGAG ACGGTGGAAGGTATGCCAGATGTGGAAGCAGTTCAGTTAGATGTGTCAGATAGTGAAAGCCTCCTTAAGTATGTCTCTGAG GTTGATGTTGTCCTAAGTTTATTACCTGCAAGTTGCCATGCTGCTGTTGCAAAGACATGCATTGAG CTGAAGAAGCATCTTATCACTGCTAGCTATGTTGATGATGAAACGTCCATGTTACATGAGAAGGCTAAGAGTGCTGGTATTACAATTCTTGGAGAAATGGGACTGGACCCTGGAATCG ATCACATGATGGCAATGAAAATGATCAACGAGGCACATATCAGAAAGGGTAAAGTGAAGTCTTTCACCTCTTACTGTGGTGGACTCCCCTCTCCTGCTGCAGCAAATAATCCTTTAGCTTATAAATTTAG CTGGAATCCTGCTGGAGCCATTAGAGCTGGCCGTAACCCAGCCAAATACAAAAGCAACCGCCACATAATACATGTTGATG GAGAGAATCTATATGATTCAGCCACAAGATTCAGAGTACCTAACCTTCCAGCTTTCGCATTGGAGTGTCTCCCAAACCGGAACTCCTTGGTTTACGGGGAACATTATGGCATTGAGAGTGAAGCTTCAACTATATTTCGTGGAACTCTCAGATACCAAG GGTTTAGTATGATCATGTCAACACTTTCGAAACTCAGTTTCTTTGACAGTGAAGCAAATGAACTACTTTCCAGTGGAAAGAAGATCACGTTTGGTGCTCTTTTAAGTAACGTTATAATGAAGGATGCAGAGGCTCTAGACGGAGAAGAAGAGATCAGCAAGAGGATTATCAAGCTTGGACATTCTAAGGAGAGTGCAGACAAAGCTGCCAAAACAATTGT ATTCTTGGGATACAACGAAGAGAGGGAGATTCCTTCATTGTGTAAAAGTGTGTTTGATGCAACTTGCTACTTAATGGAAGAGAAACTAGCCTATTCCGGAAATGAGCAG GATATGGTGCTTCTGCATCACGAAGTAGAAGTGGAGTTCCCTGAAAGCAAACGCACGGAGAAGCACAGTGCAACTCTCTTGGAGTTTGGGGAGATCAAGAACAGGCAAATGACGACTGCTATGGCCAAGACCGTTGGGATCCCTGCAGCTATTGGAGCTTTG TTGTTAATTGAAGACAAGATCAAGACTAGAGGAGTGTTAAGGCCTCTTGAACCTGAGGTCTATTTGCCAG CTTTGGATATATTGCAAGCATATGGTATAAAACTGATGGAGAAGACAGAATGA
- the LOC106325833 gene encoding uncharacterized protein LOC106325833, which translates to MLKRQHSIAILYRRISRFDSQSLMSSAASCADPLRSLHTRSIGNGNRFDGGFVHRPNPIYKCGGKANGLTLRSCFDASPDQKARALSLHRRLLHGPREEQRGGGGATDLADGRGAYLPGNKTRLQGNDKIVVAVDIDEVLGNFVSALNKFIADRYLSNHSVSEYHVYEFFRIWNCSRNEADIRVHEFFKTSYFKKGIHPLPGAHTTLHKLSRYCELSVVTSRQNAIKDHTLEWLDMHFPGLFKHIHFGNHFALHGESKPKSEICRSFGAEILIDDNPRYAEECANIGMKVLLFDYDNSYPWSKTESVDRHPLVTRVHNWEEVEQQILSWVVTKC; encoded by the exons ATGTTAAAGAGACAACACTCCATCGCCATTCTCTACAGAAGAATCTCACGATTCGATTCACAATCCCTAATGTCTTCCGCTGCTTCTTGCGCCGATCCCTTGCGATCGCTCCACACTCGATCCATCGGTAACGGCAACAGATTCGATGGAGGCTTCGTTCACAGACCCAATCCCATTTATAAATGCGGCGGGAAGGCTAATGGGTTAACCTTGAGAAGCTGTTTTGATGCTTCTCCTGATCAAAAGGCTCGAGCTTTATCTCTGCATCGTCGGCTTCTCCATGGCCCGAGGGAAGAGCAACGCGGCGGGGGAGGAGCCACCGACTTAGCGGATGGACGTGGTGCGTACCTGCCTGGTAACAAGACGAGGTTACAAGGGAATGATAAGATTGTTGTGGCTGTTGACATTGATGAGG TTCTTGGAAACTTTGTCTCGGCACTTAACAAGTTCATTGCGGACCGCTATTTGTCAAACCATTCAGTCTCAGAATACCATGTCTACGAGTTCTTCAGG ATATGGAACTGCTCTCGTAATGAAG CTGACATACGTGTTCATGAATTCTTTAAGACATCATACTTCAAGAAAGGGATCCATCCTCTTCCAGGTGCACATACGACTCTTCACAAGCTATCAAGATACTGCGAGCTCTCAGTTGTGAC GTCCCGGCAGAATGCTATAAAGGATCACACACTTGAGTGGCTCGACATGCATTTCCCGGGACTGTTTAAACATATTCATTTTGGGAACCATTTTGCTCTTCATGGAGAGTCTAAACCCAAGTCTGAAATCTGCAG ATCATTCGGAGCAGAGATATTGATTGACGATAACCCGAGATATGCAGAGGAATGCGCTAACATTGGAATGAAGGTTCTCCTCTTTGACTATGATAACTCATACCCTTGGTCTAAAACTGAGTCTGTGGACAGACATCCTCTGGTGACTAGAGTTCATAATTGGGAAGAAGTGGAGCAGCAGATTCTCTCATGGGTAGTAACAAAGTGTTAA
- the LOC106329008 gene encoding uncharacterized protein LOC106329008 yields the protein MDKKNDGAKSGNVAQTDGTGNMVAPGTGGAVQIPRDAFEANTKAYFDDLHAKDKHLCCYAPMM from the exons ATGGACAAGAAAAATGATGGTGCTAAATCTGGTAATGTAGCACAAACTGATGGCACGGGGAATATGGTGGCGCCAGGGACTGGAGGTGCAGTTCAGATTCCTCGAGATGCTTTTGAAGCAAACACTAAGGCTTATTTTGACGACCTTCATGCCAAGGACAAG CATCTTTGTTGTTATGCTCCTATGATGTGA
- the LOC106302005 gene encoding F-box only protein 13, whose protein sequence is MGFSAGKRKSRDEQDYTVTLASTAFPMDELSDDVLERVLSWLPTSSFLRVTSVCKRWKSTKTSKSFNLACSQVPLRDPWFFMITNDSNSSTFVYDSTDNSWKSLNHNRNRRDFIPVASSGGLLCFRCSVSGGFLLCNPITGSSRDLPSPISDDYSKPLQAVAMTALTPSSYKLVTISGEAPNLCFQFYESDSGSWSKELNLVKKNDGDDEYNDSSDDETGTVYFLSKTGHVVVATNNLQRSPSKQYSSVITVKDNAETVYFLSSHGTIIACDLTNRCFTELPKLLPPFLEYSIDLVECNGTMFVVLLSEFYESASLRIWKLENQSWVHVGMLPPAMSHELYGREGDINCVGGAGNKILVCFNTNPPEVYCRYFVYDLVAEQWSELPKCFKDGEAVEFVSALSFQPRIEATV, encoded by the coding sequence ATGGGATTCTCAGCTGGAAAAAGAAAATCAAGAGATGAACAAGACTACACAGTAACCTTAGCTTCCACCGCTTTCCCCATGGACGAACTCAGCGACGACGTCCTCGAGAGAGTTCTCTCATGGCTACCAACTTCCTCTTTCCTCCGCGTGACCTCCGTCTGCAAGAGATGGAAATCAACCAAAACCTCAAAAAGCTTCAACCTTGCCTGCTCCCAAGTCCCTCTTCGAGACCCTTGGTTCTTCATGATCACCAACGACTCAAATTCTTCAACTTTCGTATACGACTCAACAGATAACAGCTGGAAAAGCCTCAACCATAACCGCAACCGCCGCGATTTCATTCCAGTAGCTTCCTCTGGCGGCTTGCTCTGTTTCAGATGCTCTGTTTCTGGCGGCTTCCTCCTCTGTAATCCCATCACTGGATCTTCTCGTGACCTTCCTTCTCCAATCTCTGATGATTACAGCAAGCCTCTCCAAGCTGTTGCCATGACTGCTCTCACTCCTTCCAGCTACAAGCTCGTTACAATCTCTGGAGAAGCCCCAAACCTCTGTTTCCAATTCTATGAATCAGATTCAGGTTCATGGAGTAAAGAGTTGAACTTAGTGAAGAAGAACGATGGAGATGATGAGTACAATGATTCATCAGATGATGAGACTGGAACAGTCTACTTTCTTAGCAAGACAGGACACGTGGTTGTAGCTACTAACAATCTCCAGAGAAGTCCCTCTAAGCAGTACTCTTCTGTTATAACCGTTAAAGACAATGCAGAAACCGTCTACTTCCTCAGCTCTCATGGAACCATCATAGCTTGTGATCTCACCAACAGATGCTTCACCGAGCTACCTAAGCTTCTTCCTCCGTTCCTTGAGTATTCCATCGACTTGGTGGAATGCAATGGAACCATGTTTGTGGTTCTTCTCTCTGAGTTCTACGAAAGCGCTAGCTTGAGGATCTGGAAGCTAGAGAACCAGAGTTGGGTTCATGTCGGGATGTTGCCTCCTGCTATGTCTCATGAGTTGTACGGGAGAGAAGGAGACATAAACTGTGTTGGAGGAGCTGGAAACAAGATACTTGTCTGCTTCAACACCAATCCTCCTGAGGTGTATTGTAGATACTTTGTGTATGACTTAGTTGCAGAACAGTGGAGTGAGTTACCAAAATGCTTCAAGGATGGAGAAGCTGTTGAGTTCGTTTCTGCTCTTTCGTTCCAGCCGCGGATCGAAGCAACAGTTTGA
- the LOC106329019 gene encoding uncharacterized protein LOC106329019: protein MDKKDDGAKSGNVAQSGCTGSVTGNMVAPGTGGAVQIPRDAFEANTKAYFDNLHNKDKATNVIEHLQVAFQDQTLALYQFTSTSY from the exons ATGGACAAGAAAGATGATGGTGCTAAATCTGGTAATGTAGCACAATCCGGTTGCACTGGATCTGTTACGGGGAATATGGTGGCGCCAGGGACTGGAGGTGCAGTTCAGATACCTCGGGATGCTTTTGAAGCTAACACCAAGGCTTATTTTGACAACCTTCATAACAAGGACAAGGCTACTAA TGTCATTGAACACCTCCAAGTAGCTTTCCAAGACCAGACTCTTGCCCTTTACCAATTCACTTCCACTTCGTATTGA
- the LOC106310570 gene encoding alpha-aminoadipic semialdehyde synthase isoform X2 encodes MNSNGGDKEKKKLGNGVVGILAETVNKWERRTPLTPSHCARLLHGGKDRTGVSRIVVQPSAKRIHHDALYEDVGCEVSDDLSDCGLILGIKQPELEMILPERAYAFFSHTHKAQKENMPLLDKILSERVTLYDYELIVGDHGKRLLAFGQYAGRAGLVDFLHGLGQRYLSLGYSTPFLSLGSSYMYSSLAAAKAAVISVGEEIASQGLPLGICPLVFVFTGTGNVSLGAQEIFKLLPHTFVEPSKLPELFVKDKGVGQNGKSTKRVHRVYGCIITSQDMVEHQDPSKPFDKADYYVHPEHYNPVFHEKIAPYTSVLVNCMYWEKRFPRLLSTKQLQDLTAKACPLVGICDITCDIGGSIEFVNRATLIDSPFFRFNPTNNSYYQDMDGDGVLCMAVDILPTEFAKEASQHFGDILSEFVGSLASMTEIENLPAHLKRACISYRGELTSLYEYIPRMRKSDPEETQDNISNGASNQRTYNILVSLSGHLFDKFLINEALDMIEAAGGSFHLAKCEIGQSADAESYSELEVGADDRKVLDQIIDSLTRLANPDDEEDYISPRRETNKISLKIGKVQQENEEKPEEMTKRSSVLILGAGRVCRPAAEFLASVRNISSQQWYKTYLGGEERDVHVIVASLYLKDAKETVEGMPDVEAVQLDVSDSESLLKYVSEVDVVLSLLPASCHAAVAKTCIELKKHLITASYVDDETSMLHEKAKSAGITILGEMGLDPGIDHMMAMKMINEAHIRKGKVKSFTSYCGGLPSPAAANNPLAYKFSWNPAGAIRAGRNPAKYKSNRHIIHVDGENLYDSATRFRVPNLPAFALECLPNRNSLVYGEHYGIESEASTIFRGTLRYQGFSMIMSTLSKLSFFDSEANELLSSGKKITFGALLSNVIMKDAEALDGEEEISKRIIKLGHSKESADKAAKTIVFLGYNEEREIPSLCKSVFDATCYLMEEKLAYSGNEQDMVLLHHEVEVEFPESKRTEKHSATLLEFGEIKNRQMTTAMAKTVGIPAAIGALLLIEDKIKTRGVLRPLEPEVYLPALDILQAYGIKLMEKTE; translated from the exons ATGAATTCAAATGGCGGTGATAAGGAGAAGAAGAAGCTAGGGAATGGAGTTGTGGGGATTCTAGCTGAAACCGTAAACAAATGGGAGAGAAGAACACCATTGACACCATCTCATTGCGCTCGCCTTTTACACGGTGGCAAAGACAGAACCGGAGTTTCACGCATTGTGGTTCAGCCATCTGCAAAGCGTATCCATCACGATGCCTTGTACGAAGACGTAGGTTGTGAAGTCTCTGATGATTTATCTGACTGTGGACTCATACTCGGAATCAAACAGCCTGAG CTAGAAATGATTCTTCCAGAGAGAGCATATGCTTTCTTTTCACACACTCACAAGGCACAGAAAGAAAACATGCCTTTGTTGGATAAA ATTCTATCTGAGAGAGTGACGTTGTATGATTATGAGCTCATTGTTGGGGATCATGGGAAAAGACTATTAGCATTTGGTCAATATGCGGGAAGAGCTGGTCTTGTTGACTTCTTACATGGTCTAGGACAAA GATATCTAAGTTTAGGATACTCAACGCCTTTCCTCTCGCTAGGGTCATCCTATATGTATTCATCATTGGCTGCAGCAAAAGCTGCTGTGATCTCTGTTGGCGAAGAGATTGCAAGCCAGGGACTGCCATTAGGAATCTGCCCTCTTGTGTTTGTCTTCACTGGGACAGGAAACG TTTCTCTTGGGGCTCAAGAGATTTTCAAGCTTCTTCCACACACCTTTGTTGAACCGAGCAAGCTTCCTGAACTGTTTGTAAAA GACAAAGGAGTTGGTCAAAATGGAAAATCAACAAAGAGAGTCCATCGTGTATATGGTTGTATCATTACAAGCCAAGACATGGTTGAACACCAAGATCCATCAAAGCCGTTTGACAAA GCTGACTATTATGTACACCCGGAACACTACAATCCAGTTTTCCATGAAAAGATCGCCCCTTATACATCAGTTCTTG TGAACTGTATGTACTGGGAGAAGAGGTTTCCTCGTCTTCTGAGCACTAAACAGCTTCAAGATTTAACAGCAAAAGCATGTCCACTAGTGGGAATATGTGATATAACTTGTGATATAGGTGGCTCCATTGAGTTTGTTAACCGAGCTACTTTAATAGACTCCCCTTTCTTTAG GTTTAATCCCACGAACAATTCATACTATCAAGACATGGATGGTGATGGTGTACTATGCATGGCTGTCGACATTCTACCAACAGAATTTGCAAAAGAG GCATCCCAGCATTTTGGAGATATTCTTTCGGAGTTTGTGGGTAGTTTGGCTTCCATGACTGAAATTGAAAATCTACCGGCACATCTGAAGAGGGCTTGCATAAGCTATAGAGGAGAGTTGACATCTTTGTATGAGTATATTCCACGTATGAGGAAGTCAGATCCAGA AGAGACTCAAGATAACATCTCCAACGGAGCTTCCAACCAGAGAACATACAACATATTG GTATCTCTAAGTGGGCACCTGTTTGATAAGTTTCTGATAAACGAAGCTCTCGATATGATCGAAGCTGCCGGTGGCTCATTTCATTTGGCTAAATGTGAAATAGGACAAAGCGCAGATGCTGAGTCATACTCAGAACTCGAA GTTGGTGCGGATGATAGGAAAGTATTGGATCAAATAATTGATTCATTAACTCGATTAGCTAATCCAGATGATGAAGAAGACTATATATCTCCACGTAGAGAAACAAATAAAATTTCACTGAAGATTGGTAAAGTCCAGCAAGAAAACGAAGAGAAGCCTGAAGAAATGACCAAGAGATCATCGGTATTGATTCTTGGCGCTGGACGTGTGTGTCGCCCAGCTGCTGAGTTCTTAGCTTCAGTCAGAAACATCTCGTCACAGCAATGGTATAAAACTTATTTAGGAGGAGAAGAAAGAGATGTTCATGTGATTGTTGCATCTCTTTATCTTAAGGATGCCAAAGAG ACGGTGGAAGGTATGCCAGATGTGGAAGCAGTTCAGTTAGATGTGTCAGATAGTGAAAGCCTCCTTAAGTATGTCTCTGAG GTTGATGTTGTCCTAAGTTTATTACCTGCAAGTTGCCATGCTGCTGTTGCAAAGACATGCATTGAG CTGAAGAAGCATCTTATCACTGCTAGCTATGTTGATGATGAAACGTCCATGTTACATGAGAAGGCTAAGAGTGCTGGTATTACAATTCTTGGAGAAATGGGACTGGACCCTGGAATCG ATCACATGATGGCAATGAAAATGATCAACGAGGCACATATCAGAAAGGGTAAAGTGAAGTCTTTCACCTCTTACTGTGGTGGACTCCCCTCTCCTGCTGCAGCAAATAATCCTTTAGCTTATAAATTTAG CTGGAATCCTGCTGGAGCCATTAGAGCTGGCCGTAACCCAGCCAAATACAAAAGCAACCGCCACATAATACATGTTGATG GAGAGAATCTATATGATTCAGCCACAAGATTCAGAGTACCTAACCTTCCAGCTTTCGCATTGGAGTGTCTCCCAAACCGGAACTCCTTGGTTTACGGGGAACATTATGGCATTGAGAGTGAAGCTTCAACTATATTTCGTGGAACTCTCAGATACCAAG GGTTTAGTATGATCATGTCAACACTTTCGAAACTCAGTTTCTTTGACAGTGAAGCAAATGAACTACTTTCCAGTGGAAAGAAGATCACGTTTGGTGCTCTTTTAAGTAACGTTATAATGAAGGATGCAGAGGCTCTAGACGGAGAAGAAGAGATCAGCAAGAGGATTATCAAGCTTGGACATTCTAAGGAGAGTGCAGACAAAGCTGCCAAAACAATTGT ATTCTTGGGATACAACGAAGAGAGGGAGATTCCTTCATTGTGTAAAAGTGTGTTTGATGCAACTTGCTACTTAATGGAAGAGAAACTAGCCTATTCCGGAAATGAGCAG GATATGGTGCTTCTGCATCACGAAGTAGAAGTGGAGTTCCCTGAAAGCAAACGCACGGAGAAGCACAGTGCAACTCTCTTGGAGTTTGGGGAGATCAAGAACAGGCAAATGACGACTGCTATGGCCAAGACCGTTGGGATCCCTGCAGCTATTGGAGCTTTG TTGTTAATTGAAGACAAGATCAAGACTAGAGGAGTGTTAAGGCCTCTTGAACCTGAGGTCTATTTGCCAG CTTTGGATATATTGCAAGCATATGGTATAAAACTGATGGAGAAGACAGAATGA
- the LOC106310599 gene encoding uncharacterized protein LOC106310599, producing the protein MDKKDDGAKSGNVAQTGGSVSGSVNMVAPGTGGAVQIPRDAFEANTKAYFGDLHAKDKTTK; encoded by the coding sequence ATGGACAAGAAAGATGATGGTGCAAAATCTGGTAATGTAGCACAAACCGGTGGCTCTGTATCTGGTTCGGTGAATATGGTGGCGCCAGGGACGGGAGGTGCAGTTCAGATACCTCGGGATGCTTTCGAGGCAAACACTAAGGCTTATTTTGGCGACCTTCATGCCAAGGACAAGACAACTAAGTGA
- the LOC106329027 gene encoding uncharacterized protein LOC106329027, whose amino-acid sequence MDKKDDGAKSCNVAQTGVAGSGSGHMVAPGTGGAVQIPRDAFEANTKAYFDDLHAKDKYR is encoded by the exons ATGGACAAGAAAGACGATGGTGCTAAATCTTGTAACGTAGCACAAACCGGTGTGGCTGGATCTGGTTCGGGTCATATGGTGGCGCCAGGGACTGGAGGTGCAGTTCAGATACCTCGGGATGCTTTCGAAGCTAACACTAAGGCCTACTTTGACGACCTTCATGCCAAGGACAAG TACAGATAG